Genomic window (Phycisphaeraceae bacterium):
GATCAAGTCTGTCAACTCGCTCGGCACCGAAGAACTGTTTCATTTCTTCATCGTTTGAAACAATCTCGATCGCGTATCCCAAATCCATCATGTCATCAGGACCCATGACGATTGGCGCATTGCCATCGCATACGTACTCAACAAGCTTCCACTTCCCAGCATCATCTGCTGTCAGGGCCGGTCTGTGAGAGCGTTCTGCCAGTCTGGTCGAGATAGCTTCGCGCAGCTCTGAGCCAACATCGAATGCGGGCTTAAAGTCAATATCGTCATTGGATTTTACTGTTGGTTGGTTGGTTGGTTGCGCTTGTGTGTCTTCTGCTGAAGGGGTATCAGAAGGTGTGGGTGAAGAGACATGACTCCGTGCTGAACTGTGCAGCCGTCTGCTGCCTGATTGAATACGAGGCTTGCCGGTTGAAGGCTCTGTCCCAAAGAGCAGTTTGTACTCGTTCCGATCAACGCAGATGCGCTGGCCTGTTTCAATGTTTTCGACCTGCCACAGCTCCACGCCATCCATGACAATCGCTTGCGACAGATATTCGTCGTAACCGTTCCTTCGAGCGGAGTCGACGACCTCGGCAATCAGCGGTGGGAAGACTTTTACACGGAGTTCTTCGGGCACCTGCTGTACACCTTCAAATCCGAGGATAATTGGAAACGCGTCACCCATTGCTGATGGATCGGATGTGATGATGTGATCACAGGCGAGCGCGGTGATTGCAGCTCCCGAATACGCACTATCATGCACCCACGCAACAGTCAGAGGAACGGTGGACGACTTGATTGCGCTCGTGATATCGAGCACTGCTCCGACTTCACCGCCTGGGGAGTCGATCTCAATAACAATGGCGTCGGCGCCAGCCTGCTCTGCAACCTTGATTCGACGTATCACGCTGGATGCTGTGATGTTGTCGATTTCTCGTGAGAGTGGGATGACAATGACGTGCTTTGACTGCAGGCCAGCGGGAACAGAGAACACTCGCTTGGGTTGCGCTTTGGTGGCGTCTTGCTGACGCGGTGATTGCAAAGCAGATGAACTGCCTGCGATGGGACTTGGCACGAAGGCTGACTTTGGTGAGAAGGTGCCTGCAAGAAGCAGTACAACAGCCAGCCACATCATGAGCGTGCCTGACAACACGCTCTCGTTCCACGACTGGGGATTGGTTTCACTTGCAGCAGGATGGGGTTGATTTAACTTCACGTTGTATTTTAACTCGGGTGTGGATCCAGGGGGTTTCAACTTTTTGTAAAGTTATCGGTCTAATTTGATTGGTTCTTTGTCTGAATCGATGGTTCTTTCGGAAGTAAATCGCTGTTTGTGGTACACTACGCCCATGACCACGGGTCAAAACAGGGAGTTTCCCCCGGTGACCGAAGGCGACACGACTCATCCTTCCTCTTCAAACTCGAAGACCCCTCCGACTTCAGTCGGTGTTTCTCCTGTCTGGAACATGTTTGTTGCTGATCCAGCGGTTGGTGTGGTGATTACGAATCTCGATGCGGTAATTGTCTACGCAAACAAGAAGTCGGCACAACTCTTTGTTGGTGTCGACGATCCAGGTGTCGTTATTGGCAAGTCAATGTACGATGTCGCATCAAAGGAGTGGGTAGAAGAGCGACTCAAGGTGTATCGACGGATTGCAGAGACAGGTCAGCCCGCCATCATGCGACATATCAGACGAGGTCGACAACTGCAATCAACGGTTCATGCTATCCCAACGCCTCCGGGTGAAGCGATGCAGTTTCTTTCCATCACACATGAGGGTGAACACACAATTGAGGGAGAAGACGAGGATTTTTTTGTGTTTGAATCGGGTGTGATGGATCTTGGCCCGCTTGATGTGCTTTCCACGCGAGAGCTTGAGGTGCTTGCGCTCATTGGACAGGGACTGACCACGCAGGAAATTGCGGAGGTGTTGTTCCGGTCGCCCAAGACGATCGAGGGGCATCGCGATTCAATTGCGAAGAAGCTGGGTGAATCCAGCAGGATTCGGCTTGGACAGATTGCGCGGAGTGCTGGCCTCGAACTCGCCGACGCATCACTGAAGCGTTTGAAGGATGAGCCGTCCATCGAAGATACCGAACTGTAACCCTCCTCTGGCGGGAAACATCAAACAGTTCGTCTAGAATCGGCCCCGAGATGCGTGCTGCGGATCTTGGGTCTTGTTCATCGTTTCCCCCAGCGTGAGAGGTCTAGTGGTATGGCAGTTCCTGTGATTGTGTCAGCAAAGCGAACCCCGGTCGGCAAGTTCTTTGGCGGACTGAGCAGTGTTCCGTCGCCGCAACTCGGTGCGTTTGCGATACAGGCAGTGCTCAATGAGGTTCCCTCCATCAAGGAACACATTGGTGAGACGATCATGGGATGTGTGCTCCAGGCTGGGCTTGGGCAGAATCCCGCTCGTCAGGCTGCGCTCAAAGCGGGGCTGCCCAGTTCGATGAATGCCGTCACCATCAACAAGGTCTGCGGCTCTGGCTTGCAGGCGGTAATGCTGGCGGCCCAGTCGATCAAGGCTGGCGATAACGAGTGCGTCATTGCTGGCGGCTTCGAGAATATGACAGCTGCGCCGCACTTTGCGCATGTGCGATCTGGTGTGAAGTATGGCCCAGCCACAATGCAGGACGTGATGGCGCACGACGGGCTGACATGCGCGTTCGAGTGCTGGGCGATGGGCAATGCAGCCGACCATATCGCGCATAAGTACAACATCTCGCGCGAAGAGCAGGATCGTTACAGCGCCCAGTCGCATCAGCGTGCTGCAAAGGCGACTCAGCAGGGCTGGTTCAACAACGAGATGGTTGCATTGACCGGTGAGCAGGTTGGCAATCGCAAGAATCCGGGACCTGACGGCGGTGTCTCTGCTGACGAGGGCATTCGTGGCGATTCCACGCCCGATGGGCTTGCAAGATTACGAGCAGTCTTTACAAAGGATGGCAGCGTGACCGCGGGCAATGCCTCGCAGATCTCCGATGGTGCTGCAGCGGTTGCGGTGTGCTCTGAGGACAAGGCAAACTCACTGGGCATCAAGCCAATCGCCAAGATCCTTGCGTACCACACGCACGGTGTTGATCCGAAGGATATCTTCGCAGCGCCTATTGGTGGCGTGTCGGGTGTACTCGCAAAAGCCGGGCTGAGTGTCAACGACATCGACCTGTTCGAGATCAACGAAGCGTTCGCTGCGCAGGTGCTGTGCAACATCAAGGAACTCGGCATCTCCGAGGATAAGCTCAATATTGGTGGCGGTGGCATCGCGCTCGGCCACCCGATCGGTGCCAGCGGTGCGCGTGTGCTGACAACACTTGTGCATCAGCTCCATCGCACCGGCGGCAAGCGAGGTGTTGCAGCGCTGTGTCTCGGCGGTGGCAACGCTGTCGCAATGGTTGTTGAGACCTGCTGATCTTTGTCACAAAACACGGCAATAAAAGGAACCATTGGTGCAATCATGCCAGTGGTTTTTTCTTTGCTCTACAATGATTGCGATGAGATGGATGCGCGGCATAGTACAGGATGATACAGGAAAGAAAGTAGTACTTTTTCGCTGGTATCAGCGAAGAGATACTGTGTTGTCAGATGAAGGCGATCGAGGTTGGGATACAAGTGCATCAAGGCCTGTTCGGCGTGTACTCGCGATACTTCTTTTTTCTCATAGTGGACTCTTTTTCTGGTTTGCGATGTCTGGCCAGAAGAGCAGATCATGGCTGCTCGGTTTGTCTTCTGTTGTCGTTTTCGTTGGGATGATTGTGTTCTACTTTGTATTGCGCAATAAGGATCGCGCTCGCGATACAGGGCGTGCCTGCCTGATTTCAGGCTGGTGCCCAGGCTGCGGGTATTCTGTGACGGATCTTGCGCCCGATGAACGCGGATTGATTGTTTGCCCTGAGTGTGAGGCAGCGTGGAAGCTGAGCTAAGTCGGCTGAAACTGCTTCAAGTTACACGCTGTCCAATATCTATTGGGCATGGGTGTTCGCGGAGCCTGCACCACTGCATTGGTATATTGAGATGGCTTGCGATGTCGCGCGGATGAGAGCCAAAGCTCAGCACATGTCCGCCAACATGCAGTTGTGTGATCAGTTGCTGTATCGCGTGAGTGTCCGAGTCGTTCTCGGCTTCAATCACGCACATATCTATGTTGGTGCATGGAGCATCAGTATGTGTGCGTACAACCTTCGTGCCCATGTTTGTTCTGATCGCATGCATAGCGAAGATGGTGTTAGTTGATATTGGCGAAGGAGTTTGGTTCGTGTTGTCGTTCTCAAGCATGATGAGTTGGCAAATCGGTGTTTCCCCCTTTGATCTGAGTGGATCAATCCGGGCGAGTTCCATGCCTGATGCGAGTGCGTTAATGACATCCATGTGAAGATTCCCAGAGCAGACGACTTCGGATGGATGCAGGTTGCGTGCCAGTGCAAAGGCGATCATGACTCTTGCGTCATGATCGTGTTGGAGATTGTCATATGTTGCAGGTGAGATCTCGACTCCATCGAGCCTTCGCAGCACTGTGATGCCGTAGTTCAACGGTGCGGTGTACAGATCGCACATCTCATATGTGCCGGATACGTGCGTGCTGAGATGATCGAGCAGCAGGCGTGGGCCATCGCACCCACACTGCTCGGGGAACACATCGTGCAATACAACGCACGATCCCTTGCCAAGCACCGGCTCTATCGCATTCAGATCTGACGCGACTCCTGCGAGCGTGTGATCCCCATCAATGAAAGCCATACCAACTAACGGATCGTGCCCCGCGATGTGTGCTGCTGCGTGAACACGTGACACAAGCGTCTGGGCATCACCGATGTGAAGTTGGGCTACCCGTTGCAACTGCGATTGCGCAATGTGCCTCTTTGCCCGTTGCAGCTTCGCCCATCGCACCATCCTGTCGTGGATTGTGTTGCTCGGCCACGATCCGTATATGTCCGTGCCAAAGAGCCTTGCTGTGCGTGGTGATAGAGTATTGCGCATGGCGCTTGCCATCCAAATTGTGGAAACACCGAGATAGCTTCCGACCTCAAGAGCAAGCTTTGGTGTTATCACTTGTGTCAGTGCATGCAGAAGCATGCCCGCTTCCGGCGATATGCACTTTGGACACGATCTCGGTTGTTCATAGAGTCTGGCAAGCATCTGTACTGCGGCAGATTGTTTGTCGAGCCACTCGGGAAACGGCCAACAACTCTGCGCCCCAAGGAACTGTTCGCTGTCGCCAGAGAGTGTGGGAAATGCAGGCCATGTGCTTCGATCGTACACAACGTTGGTTCGCGTGGAACTCTCAGTGCTGCTGATCTCGTGTGAACTTGCGATTGGCATCAAGCCACTGTAGGAAGTGTGATCTGCCGCTATCTGTCCAGGAATGACGGGTTTGCGTCTGGTGGTAGAAGGGAACGAGTATCATTCAGACACGATGGACAACACAATGTCAGATGTCACCGCACAACACCCAATGCCAAAGTCAATCGTTCTGTTTGTTGTTGCGTGCATCGTTGTGTTTGGAGCATTGGCACTCTATCAGGGCAGCACCGAGTTCATCATCTACACGGTCATGACGATTGTTGAGGTTGTTGTCGTCATGGTGATCCATCGACGTGTTGGCTTGCCGTTGCACGTGCTCTGGTTGCTCGCAGTGTGGGCGCTGCTCCATCTCGCGGGCGGCACAGTCCACATCGATCCGGAGCTAACCAAGGAAGGTAACAAAAATGTGCTGTACGCGCTGCGCCTGCATTCGTGGCTGCCGCGGTACGATCAGATCGTGCACATGTTCGGATTCTTCAGCGCAACGCTGACGTGTGGTCATGTGCTCTTGCGAAGTGTGCGACCGATCAGTGCAGCACCGGACTCGATGCCAAAGGGGTACACCGCGATCATTATGTGCTCGATGCTCGCGGGGATGGGGCTCGGGGCACTCAACGAAGTGGCGGAGTTCATCATCACCCTGATTGATGAGAATAACGGAGTCGGTGGATATGAGAACACTGGCTGGGATCTTGTAAG
Coding sequences:
- a CDS encoding ATP-dependent Clp protease proteolytic subunit; translated protein: MKLNQPHPAASETNPQSWNESVLSGTLMMWLAVVLLLAGTFSPKSAFVPSPIAGSSSALQSPRQQDATKAQPKRVFSVPAGLQSKHVIVIPLSREIDNITASSVIRRIKVAEQAGADAIVIEIDSPGGEVGAVLDITSAIKSSTVPLTVAWVHDSAYSGAAITALACDHIITSDPSAMGDAFPIILGFEGVQQVPEELRVKVFPPLIAEVVDSARRNGYDEYLSQAIVMDGVELWQVENIETGQRICVDRNEYKLLFGTEPSTGKPRIQSGSRRLHSSARSHVSSPTPSDTPSAEDTQAQPTNQPTVKSNDDIDFKPAFDVGSELREAISTRLAERSHRPALTADDAGKWKLVEYVCDGNAPIVMGPDDMMDLGYAIEIVSNDEEMKQFFGAERVDRLDPEWTESLAAYLAILANPLIRAILIAIFLIGLMLELSAPGVGVPGLIAAAAAIAMLLPAILLGIASWWELAAMGLGIVLIALELFVIPGFGIPGIAGIILLFGGLVATFVGPGGGLIPASPAYRTELLYGFVYVVLAVAAASVAFYFLTKNSQRFPMFQKLVLASTVKSPVDQENSVDPLIDIMRPMKTTLPNVGATGVVVSPLRPYGKAEINGVVIEVVAATESADTGDAIRVVAIRGTRIEVERST
- a CDS encoding PAS domain-containing protein, coding for MTTGQNREFPPVTEGDTTHPSSSNSKTPPTSVGVSPVWNMFVADPAVGVVITNLDAVIVYANKKSAQLFVGVDDPGVVIGKSMYDVASKEWVEERLKVYRRIAETGQPAIMRHIRRGRQLQSTVHAIPTPPGEAMQFLSITHEGEHTIEGEDEDFFVFESGVMDLGPLDVLSTRELEVLALIGQGLTTQEIAEVLFRSPKTIEGHRDSIAKKLGESSRIRLGQIARSAGLELADASLKRLKDEPSIEDTEL
- a CDS encoding thiolase family protein encodes the protein MAVPVIVSAKRTPVGKFFGGLSSVPSPQLGAFAIQAVLNEVPSIKEHIGETIMGCVLQAGLGQNPARQAALKAGLPSSMNAVTINKVCGSGLQAVMLAAQSIKAGDNECVIAGGFENMTAAPHFAHVRSGVKYGPATMQDVMAHDGLTCAFECWAMGNAADHIAHKYNISREEQDRYSAQSHQRAAKATQQGWFNNEMVALTGEQVGNRKNPGPDGGVSADEGIRGDSTPDGLARLRAVFTKDGSVTAGNASQISDGAAAVAVCSEDKANSLGIKPIAKILAYHTHGVDPKDIFAAPIGGVSGVLAKAGLSVNDIDLFEINEAFAAQVLCNIKELGISEDKLNIGGGGIALGHPIGASGARVLTTLVHQLHRTGGKRGVAALCLGGGNAVAMVVETC
- a CDS encoding class I SAM-dependent methyltransferase — encoded protein: MPIASSHEISSTESSTRTNVVYDRSTWPAFPTLSGDSEQFLGAQSCWPFPEWLDKQSAAVQMLARLYEQPRSCPKCISPEAGMLLHALTQVITPKLALEVGSYLGVSTIWMASAMRNTLSPRTARLFGTDIYGSWPSNTIHDRMVRWAKLQRAKRHIAQSQLQRVAQLHIGDAQTLVSRVHAAAHIAGHDPLVGMAFIDGDHTLAGVASDLNAIEPVLGKGSCVVLHDVFPEQCGCDGPRLLLDHLSTHVSGTYEMCDLYTAPLNYGITVLRRLDGVEISPATYDNLQHDHDARVMIAFALARNLHPSEVVCSGNLHMDVINALASGMELARIDPLRSKGETPICQLIMLENDNTNQTPSPISTNTIFAMHAIRTNMGTKVVRTHTDAPCTNIDMCVIEAENDSDTHAIQQLITQLHVGGHVLSFGSHPRDIASHLNIPMQWCRLREHPCPIDIGQRVT
- a CDS encoding DUF2238 domain-containing protein — encoded protein: MDNTMSDVTAQHPMPKSIVLFVVACIVVFGALALYQGSTEFIIYTVMTIVEVVVVMVIHRRVGLPLHVLWLLAVWALLHLAGGTVHIDPELTKEGNKNVLYALRLHSWLPRYDQIVHMFGFFSATLTCGHVLLRSVRPISAAPDSMPKGYTAIIMCSMLAGMGLGALNEVAEFIITLIDENNGVGGYENTGWDLVSNTVGAFAGGVLLHMSKASFRSH